One segment of Mycolicibacterium baixiangningiae DNA contains the following:
- a CDS encoding VOC family protein, with protein MRIASAHLWVHDQQVALEFWTSKVGMEVRQDVSLPDVDGVFRWLTVGPPGQDDVSIVLMAVPGPPMMDDATRRQVLDLTAKGFAGTVFLTTEDCRGSYEELSARGVEFTEAPHEMPYGIDSGFRDPSGNSVRVTQLAEVPAG; from the coding sequence ATGAGAATCGCCAGTGCCCATCTGTGGGTTCACGACCAGCAAGTCGCGCTCGAATTCTGGACCTCGAAGGTCGGAATGGAAGTGCGTCAGGATGTTTCGCTTCCCGACGTCGACGGTGTCTTCCGGTGGCTGACCGTCGGCCCGCCCGGCCAGGACGACGTCTCGATCGTCCTCATGGCCGTTCCGGGCCCGCCCATGATGGACGACGCCACCCGCAGGCAGGTGCTCGATCTGACCGCGAAGGGTTTCGCCGGCACGGTTTTCCTCACCACGGAGGACTGCCGGGGCAGTTACGAGGAATTGTCCGCGCGCGGAGTGGAATTCACCGAGGCGCCGCATGAGATGCCGTACGGTATCGACTCCGGATTCCGCGATCCCTCGGGTAACAGCGTGCGCGTGACGCAGCTGGCAGAGGTGCCTGCCGGATAA
- a CDS encoding dihydrofolate reductase family protein, whose product MPQLLKVQNFTVSRDGFGAGENQTMERPFGHADPADMFTWAGATASWPNRTEPGGSRGLDDYFTRDFSNNIGAEIMGRNKFGPQRGPWRDHAWQGWWGDEPPFHTPVFVMTHHVRPSFTLSDTTFHFVDDDPATVLARAREDAHGKDVRLGGGATVIRQFLAAGLVDTLHVAVSDVEIGRGTRLWESPEELEDRFHHDFVPSSSGVTHHLFWR is encoded by the coding sequence GTGCCCCAACTGCTCAAGGTCCAGAACTTCACCGTCTCGCGCGACGGGTTCGGCGCCGGCGAGAACCAGACCATGGAGCGGCCCTTCGGACATGCCGACCCGGCCGACATGTTCACGTGGGCCGGCGCCACCGCCAGCTGGCCCAATCGCACCGAGCCGGGCGGCAGCCGGGGACTCGACGACTACTTCACGCGCGACTTCTCGAACAACATCGGCGCCGAGATCATGGGCCGGAACAAGTTCGGCCCCCAGCGAGGCCCCTGGCGGGATCATGCATGGCAGGGCTGGTGGGGCGACGAACCGCCTTTCCACACCCCGGTGTTCGTCATGACCCATCACGTGCGTCCGTCGTTCACCCTGTCAGACACCACGTTCCACTTCGTCGACGATGACCCGGCCACGGTACTCGCACGGGCCCGCGAGGACGCCCACGGCAAGGACGTCCGGCTGGGCGGCGGGGCCACCGTCATCCGGCAGTTCCTCGCCGCCGGCCTCGTGGACACCCTTCACGTCGCGGTCTCCGACGTGGAGATCGGGCGGGGAACGCGACTGTGGGAGTCCCCCGAGGAGTTGGAGGACCGGTTCCACCACGACTTCGTGCCGAGTTCGAGCGGGGTGACACACCACCTCTTCTGGCGGTAG